Proteins encoded by one window of Arachis ipaensis cultivar K30076 chromosome B04, Araip1.1, whole genome shotgun sequence:
- the LOC107635757 gene encoding extensin-2: protein MSGGAKGPMKGRLWPQMPITAAFAIILISYNVAAADPYIYNSPPPPPYEYKSPPPPSPSPPPPTYYYKSPPPPSPSPPPPYYYKSPPPPEKSPPPYYYKSPPPPSPSPPPPYYYKSPPPPKEPYYYKSPPPPSPSPPPPYYYKSPPPPSPSPPPPYYYKSPPPPSPSPPPPYYYKSPPPPSPSPPAPYYYKSPPPPSPSPPPPYYYKSPPPPSPVPHPPYYYKSPPPPSPSPPPPYYYKSPPPPSPVPHPPYYYKSPPPPVKSPPYYYNSPPPPVVYHHHPHHQLVVKVVGKVYFYKCYDWAYPEKSHNKKHLKGAVVEVTCEVGSKTIKAYGTTKINGKYSITVKDFDYVKYGSAVCKAKLHAPPKDSPYNIPTLLNDGTHLFLKSENKYEVVLKAKPFAYVSKKSDEECEKHNHHHNHKPSPTPYYYNSPPPPSSPTYVYKSPPPSPYYYKSPPPPSPTYIYKSPPPPAYYYKSPPPPSPVYVYKSPPPPAYYYKSPPPPSPTYVYKSPPPPPYYYKSPPPPSPSPPPPYYYKSPPPPKELPHPTPYYYKSPPPPSPSPPPPYYYKSPPPPSPSPPPPYYYKSPPPPKELPHPTPYYYKSPPPPSPSPPPPYYYKSPPPPSPSPPPPYYYKSPPPPSPSPPPPYYYKSPPPPEKSPEHPPYYYKSPPPPSPSPPPPYYYKSPPPPSPSPPPTYYYKSPPPPSPSPPPPYYYKSPPPPSPSPPPPYYYKSPPPPSPSPPPPYYYKSPPPPSPSPPPPYYYKSPPPPSPSPPPPYHYVSPPPPSPSPPPPYHYTSPPPPSPTPTPTYTYKSPPPPAYIYASPPPPIYK from the exons ATGTCCGGCGGTGCCAAAGGCCCCATGAAGGGGCGTCTTTGGCCACAAATGCCCATTACTGCAGCATTCGCCATTATTCTCATTTCCTACAATGTGGCTGCTGCAGATCCTTACATCTATAATTCTCCACCTCCACCACCTTATGAATACAAGTCTCCTCCGCCACCCTCACCTTCACCTCCACCTCCAACTTACTACTACAAATCTCCCCCACCACCCTCACCCTCTCCGCCGCCACCCTACTACTACAAGTCTCCTCCTCCTCCAGAAAAATCCCCGCCACCTTACTATTACAAATCCCCACCACCACCTTCACCATCTCCTCCCCCACCTTACTATTATAAGTCTCCACCCCCACCTAAGGAGCCTTACTACTACAAGTCTCCACCACCTCCATCACCATCTCCTCCACCGCCATACTACTACAAGTCTCCACCACCTCCGTCACCATCTCCTCCACCGCCATACTACTACAAATCTCCTCCTCCtccatctccatctcctccaccCCCATACTACTACAAGTCACCTCCTCCTCCATCTCCATCGCCGCCTGCACCTTACTATTACAAATCTCCACCACCACCTTCACCATCTCCTCCTCCGCCTTACTACTATAAGTCACCTCCTCCTCCATCTCCTGTGCCTCATCCACCTTACTATTACAAATCTCCACCGCCACCTTCACCATCTCCTCCTCCGCCTTACTACTATAAATCACCTCCTCCCCCATCTCCTGTGCCTCATCCACCTTACTACTACAAGTCCCCGCCACCACCAGTGAAATCTCCACCTTACTACTACAATTCTCCTCCTCCACCAGTTGTATATCACCACCACCCCCATCACCAGCTGGTCGTTAAGGTTGTAGGTAAAGTCTATTTCTACAAATGTTATGACTGGGCATACCCCGAAAAATCTCATAACAAGAAACACCTCAAAG GAGCTGTTGTGGAAGTGACATGCGAAGTAGGAAGTAAAACCATAAAGGCATATGGTACAACAAAGATCAATGGAAAATACAGTATTACTGTGAAGGACTTTGATTATGTCAAATATGGATCTGCAGTGTGCAAGGCTAAGCTCCATGCTCCTCCTAAGGATTCACCCTACAACATCCCTACCTTGTTGAATGATGGAACTCACTTGTTTTTGAAGTCTGAGAACAAATATGAAGTTGTCCTCAAGGCTAAGCCATTTGCTTATGTTTCAAAGAAGTCAGATGAAGAATGTGAAAAACACAATCACCACCACAATCACAAACCTTCACCTACTCCATATTATTACAACTCACCACCTCCTCCATCATCACCCACTTATGTATATAAGTCTCCACCACCATCACCATATTATTACAAATCTCCACCTCCACCATCACCCACTTACATATATAAGTCTCCTCCTCCACCTGCATATTATTACAAGTCACCTCCTCCACCATCACCAGTATATGTGTATAAGTCTCCACCTCCACCAGCATATTATTACAAATCTCCACCCCCACCATCACCTACTTATGTCTATAAGTCTCCACCTCCTCCTCCATACTACTACAAGTCTCCACCCCCACCATCACCATCTCCTCCACCGCCTTACTATTACAAATCTCCTCCCCCACCCAAAGAGTTGCCACACCCTACTCCTTACTATTATAAATCACCACCTCCACCATCTCCATCGCCACCACCTCCTTACTACTACAAGTCACCTCCACCACCAtcaccttctcctcctcctccataCTACTACAAATCCCCTCCCCCACCTAAAGAATTGCCACACCCTACTCCTTACTACTATAAATCACCGCCTCCACCATCTCCATCACCACCACCTCCTTACTACTACAAGTCACCTCCACCACCATCACCTTCCCCTCCTCCTCCATACTACTACAAATCCCCTCCACCACCGTCTCCATCGCCTCCTCCTCCATACTACTACAAGTCTCCTCCTCCTCCAGAAAAATCGCCAGAACATCCTCCTTACTACTACAAATCTCCTCctccaccatcaccatcacctccTCCTCCATACTACTACAAGAGTCCTCCACCACCATCCCCATCACCACCACCCACTTACTACTACAAATCACCACCTCCACCATCACCTTCACCACCGCCTCCTTACTATTACAAGTCACCTCCACCACCATCTCCATCACCACCTCCTCCTTATTATTACAAATCTCCTCCACCTCCCTCGCCTTCTCCACCACCTCCTTACTACTACAAGAGTCCTCCTCCACCATCTCCCTCTCCTCCTCCTCCCTACTACTACAAATCTCCTCCACCACCATCACCGTCTCCCCCACCACCTTACCATTACGTAAGCCCTCCTCCACCATCCCCATCTCCACCACCACCATATCACTATACCTCACCACCTCCTCCATCCCCAACTCCTACTCCCACATACACTTACAAGTCTCCTCCGCCACCGGCGTACATCTATGCTTCCCCACCACCACCAATCTACAAGTGA